CAACTTGATGCCGTCCTGACTGCAGCCACATTATTCTGCTTATTGTGAAAAGTACAACAGAGCATTATGTATAAAAATATACatcaaaatattttaaaaagctgaaacgaaaacaaaaaatgctggaaatactcaggtctggcagtatctgtggagagagaagcaaagtccacatttcaggtcagtgaactttcatcagaactggcaacggttagaaaagaattaggttttaagcaagtgaaggggaggggagtgggggagagaataaagggtaaggtgtttgatagggcaggagagattaaataacagagctgtcctgggacaaaggcaaagcgtgtgttaatgtttgtggtgaaagacaaagcattagtccagagagagtgttaatagtggaagaaTGAGCAactctgactgcatgaaaagcagCACGtggttttaaaaataaaatatttaaaaaaaggtcagtcatgctctgaatttattgaacttaatgtttagtcactctacagccttgtggactgttgcccatccctaattgcccttgacaactgagtatcttgctaggccatttcagagagcagttaagagtcagcctcattgctgtgggtctggagtcacatgtaggccagactgggtacggacagcagatttccttccctaaagaacattagtcaatcagacaggtttttacaacaattgatgatcatTTCATGGCTCCAttactgactagctttcaattccagatttttatgaattaattgaatttaaatgccttcagctgctgtggtgggatttgagcatGTGTCctcagcctgggcctctagattactagtctagtgacattaccactacaccaccgtcttccCCCTAATGTAAATATTTTATCATTTCAGTATGTAGATAAGAACCCTTTTAGTGCGTCCATATCTCTCTAGTCACCTTGGACTCTGTTTGATGACTATGGTGCTCTGAAATTTGGGTTTGGCTGGGTGAAAACTCCATCAGAGGTATGATTCCAGGGGTGGCCAGGAATGGAGAaatttaactatgaggaaagactggaaaggctcagattgttttctttggaacagaggacgcTGACGGGAGAttaattgaggtgtgtaaaatttatgaggggcctagatagagtggacaagaAGGACCTATTTCCGTTAGCAGAAAGgccaataaccagggacatagatttaaagtaattagcagaaggaataaaggggagttgagacattttttcactcagaaggtgatgggtgtctggaactcgctgcctgaaaggctggtagagaCGGCAACCGATATCACATTtagaaagtacttggatatgcacctgaagtgctgcaacctacagggctacggaccaagggtCGGAAAatcggattaggctggatagctccttttcggccagcactgacacaataagctgaatggcctcctttatgTGCCATaaattttttctatgtttctgtatgtGGGATACTATCTTGATGACTATCGGGAGAAGGAAAGCTACAATTACCAGTGTCAGGAGCGAAGTTAGGTGGCTTGCATCTTATCATTTGACTCTGAGCTGACTCCAAGCTTCCTCTGTGGAGAAAGATTTTATTTTTGGCAACTCCCGTTTCTTGTTTCAGTGCAGTTCAGTTAGACAGAACTGAAACTTAAATTTGACAGCTGCTGGAGGCAGTTGTATTGCAATCTAATTACTGTTGAGGAGGTGATGtggtaaagtgctttacagcacaaTACAGTGTTCTGCTAAACTGGTCCCCTCAAATCAGGGCTGCTGCTTTGCAGTAGCTGAATAAGTTAAATTCCATTTTGATTACATTCCGTCTGTTTTTTCTGTGGAAACCTAATCCTGATGGCTCTGCTAGTCATTCAGTGCAGCTTCAGATCTCCTGGGCAGTCACAGTGCAACTGCATATTTGCTCAAAGTCTCTTCGTCTTCATAGTGTTCACGCCAGATCTCGTCAAAGACTTGCACAGCTTCCTGTCGACATTCTCCATCACCCCAGAGTGCTGTTGGTTTTCAACTGGTGCTttacactgccctctggagaaaaACTGGCGAACTTCTGAGGAGCAGCTTTCTAAACATTAACTTCTGACGGTGAAAGGAGTATAAATACTGCAGCAGAACTTGAGACTGCTTTCACAAGCATCAATATGAAGCAGTGCTGTGTCCCTGTCGTTTAAACACCTCAAGCAAATGTACTGCATATGCATTTTCACTTCTTCACGCACCATATTCCATTCTGAAATCCTACTGCTAAATCTTGCTTTTTGACAAACACGTGGAATGGTCTCTTGGTGATTAGAAATAAAAACCCTGGAGTAATGTGACTGAGGGTTGTAGCATGTTCCATCGGGATAGGCCAAGTGACCACCTTCATCAAAGATTAAGGCTTTCAGGTCAGGTTTCCTTGCACTGTCCCCTGGCTGCAATAGTGGCTGTGTAccctttcattcatgggatgtgggcatcgttgacaaggccagcatttattgcccatccttaattgcccttgagaaggtggtattgagctgtgttcttgaactgctgcagtccatgtgttgaaggtattcccacagtgctgtcaggtagggagttccagaattttgacccagcgatgatgaaggaatggcgatatatttccaagtcatgatAATTTGTGATttggggaacttggagatggtgtTGCTGCCATGgttctgttgcccttgttcttggtGGTAGGTGAGTGAGAGGAGCCAAGGGAACAGCTTGGCCTTGTCCCTCCTTCCTTGTGGTCTACATCACTCCACGGCGACCCAGGAAGTGCATGATGACAGCTGCAAGGCTATTGTAGCACTCCCATGGCCTATGCACTGTGCCTGCAGCACATCATGCTTTAATATAGCAATGCTAATTTTTTGTTTTAGAGAGGACACGAACTCACTGTAACTGCTTAGTAAACTCCGGTTTAAAAAGGCTGGCAAGCATAAAAAAGGTCAGCATGTTCTGTGTGGCAAGCATGGTGTTATTggtatgaataaaaaaaatgaaccCTTTTCCTTCATGACATCCTGTTTGTTTATGCTGAGCATCCTCCTCATAAAATGTAGATATTttggtacagaaggagaccatttggcccgttGTACTGGTGCAATTTCCTTAAACAAGCCTCTGGACTCCAATGCAATTTCCCTGCTCGTTTCGTGCACCTTTTAATGTTATCCATCATGCTTATCTAATTCACAGTCTTCTCTGCTCTGGCTGACTGTGCTTCAATAACCATTTGTGGtaatgcattccatatcctaatgaGTCTTTTGCATGGAAAAAAAatcccctcatctctcctctataCTTCTAGtactcatcttaaatctgtgtccattgTTACGAATTCACTGGGTCGGTGGAAATACTTTTGCTGTTTACCATCTTAAACCCTTTTACAGTGTAGAATTTTCTTACTATTAAATCTCCATCACCTTCACTGTTCCAGTGAATACAgccatagttttttttttaaagtaaaaacTGAAAATACTGGACACTTTCTTTTAAGTATCTATCCATAActaaacacactctctcactcctgCTTTCACATCTTTGTGAATCTATTTTGCAGCTTTTTCACTGTTCCAAtttcctttctgcaatgtggtaCAAAAACAGTTTGTCAGAAATGTCACTCAGGTGCTGGATTGCAGTATTTCAGTACATggtaactgaaggaaattagttttTGAATTAAATTTCTATTTTCCCAATATATCTACGTATTTCAGGCTACTATcgtacagagagagacaaagggacctTATATGAACTGTTTTACAAAAAGGAACACCTGGATGAATTTCAACACGTCACACTGTTCCGTCCTTTCGGACCGCTCATGAAAGTCAAAAGTGAGATAATTGACGTCTCGTACCAGATCATCAATATAATTGTGCCGCTGTCTGGTCGCACTGAGGCGTTCGCCCAGTTCATGCAGAATTTCAGGTAGGGAAGCACTGTAAAAGGGAGTAATCAAAATCTCACCAACATAACCTGATACTTTTATATTGGTCCACCTCAATCAGGGTAGTTAGACACTGTGTGGATATTAGCACGACAGGTGTTACTTTCTCTGCTATTTTGAGGGAAACATAAACTCTTTTATAGTAAATGGTTTAATTCTTCCACTAAAATAGCAAAGGAATTTCATACAATCATATTCATGCACCAAAAACTTCAAGGCCCCGTGCATCTGCATTTCCTGTAACTGAACCTCTCCTTGCAGTGTCCAACCAACCCACGTCTAAACACCAAAGTTTCCAATAAAAACACCCACATTTCCAATTGTTGTTTTACACAGGGAGGTGTGCATTCACCAGGACGGGCACACTTATCTCACGGTTGTCTACTTTGGCCAGGAAGGGTTAGACGAAGTGAGGAGGATCCTGGAGATGACTGCCAGGTGAGCCATGCAGTGGGTTTGCATTGTACTATTCAGAAACTGGCTGTAAAGCTCCATGGTGTAAAGTATTGGCTCTAGAATTATGGATCTGAAGTTTCAGTGAGGCATTATAATACACATGGAGTAAGATTTTCTTGGTCATTCTTTAGCCTGAGAAATTGGTTATCATTTCACTAACGAGCAGTGGCCCAAGGAAATCTGGGCTAGTTGCATCTCTCTCCTTGAACAGAATAGGACGTTTCATTCTTAATAACATGCACACTTGCTGGATGATTCAGTGCAGTGTGATAGTGATACGCTGTGCCACACGTAGATTTTTTACTTGCAGTCCCCGAGGTTGACTTACGTTgggttaattttaaaattctcatccttgttttcaaatccctctatggcctcacccctccctatctctgtaaccccctccagccctacaatcctccaagatctcagCACTTCTTCAATTCCAGccttttgcacatccctgattttaattgctccatgattggtggctgtgcctttagcagcctgggccctaagctctggaattccctagctAAACTTCTCTACCGCTGTCTCATCCTTTTAAGTCACTCCTTTAAAGCTACCTCTTCGACcatgcttttggccacctgtcctaatgtttctttatgttgcttggtgtcaaattttgtttgataacactcctttgaagtgccttgggatgttttactgcattcggggtgctatattaatgcagtcTCTACAGCTTTAAAATTGGAAGTGTTGAATCACTGGAGTAAAAGTTTTCTTTTCTGTGCAGTGAAGCTAATTTTCACAACTACACTCTGGTTCCATTGCCGGATGAGTTTTCTCGGGGACGTGGCCTGGATATGGGAGCCCGGACCTGGGAGAAGGGCGAGGTGTTAATGTTTTTCTGTGATGTGGACATTTATATCTCTCCTGAGTTTCTTAATAGCTGCCGGACAAACAGTGAGCCTGGTGAGTCATTGACTGCTAAGAGTGTAATAAGGACCATTGTGTTATTATTGTCTGCAGTGAGTTTATAGAGTTTTCTGTATGAATCACCCCAATTTGGCATTGCCAAGCACACATGGTACTACTTAATGCTAAGAAAACAGTGAATTGTCATCTTATGCACATCACATTAACTTCTGAATGGGTTCGAGCCCTATTTAGGACTTGAGCCTGTAAATTAGGCTGACACCTCAGCGTAGTACTTGCAGGTTGCTACAATTGCTGTTCTGCTGATGAGGCAGTCAACCCcgatgttctattccagaaagccagttggtgaatgaTAAAACTGGAGCCAGTCTTTATATTTATacttgcatttatttacagagttgcaCATTGCCAATGTACATCTCCTAACTTCACAACCAGTTTTAGTCGGTGTCTATTTGCAGGGGCTCAAgtgaatgcccaccacctgcatacaattaaactgaggccctgtctgctggtGCTAGTTGATGTTACAATCcgatggtactatttgaagatgaGCAAGGCCAGTATCCTGGCCTACGTGCATCTCCTCAACCTAACGTACCCCCCAAAAAACAGGCTAAATGGCCATTCACCTCTTTGCTATTTGATATATCTTGCTCTGCACAGGATACTCGCTAAATTTCTCTATATAATAACAGCCTATTTAAAAGGTGTTATGCAAATGTAAGTCTGTTTTTTCACATCTAATACTGGAGTGCTGAAACCATTCATTTTCTGGACCTTTTATGTGCGTGCATGGAACTCGGTGTAGACTCTGGGCAGAATGGCTGCCTCCCGTGCTGTACTATTCTAAGATTCTCTAAGAACAAAAATTgaattttattaaaacttgaagCTTAATTGTCTGTACATATTAAATTGAATATACTTCTAGCTGGCAATTACCAGCAGAGCTGAGTATTCAGCTTTAAATCTTCCTGACGATAAGGGAgcggtttagtttttagtttagagatacagcactgaaacaggcccttcggcccaccgagtctgtgccgaccatcaaccacccattttacactaatctacactaatcccatattcctaccacatccccacctgtccctatattcccctaccacctacctatactagtggcaatttataatggccaatttacctaccaacctgcaagtcttttggcttgtgggaggaaactggagcacccggagaaaacccacgcagacacagggagaacttgcaaactccacacaggcagtacccagaattgaacccggatcgctggagctgtgaggctgcggtgctaaccactgcgccactgactaGATCTTCCCAAATCTCCAGGTTTATTTAAACAGGTGAAGCCACTGAGTACAAAATATGAATGGGACAGAAACTGAGTTGCTTGAACTTTGCAGTCACTGAGTCATAGTTTGATCTATGTATCTATCTGTGTTGGGTTGGTTTGCACTGTTTCACCCCAAGCTCCTTTTAAACCTCTTCATACATTTGTTAGTACAGCTTCAGAGAGTCTGGAGACTGCACTCTTACAGGAAAGGTCTCATGGGTCACTGCACACTTGGCTCTTAACTTGGCATTTCTCTTTATAATACTTGGAAGTAGCTTAGGTTTTGTACAGTGCCTCTTGGCATAAATCTCTTTCCTTATCTCTCATTTGCAGCATTTAATAAACTTGTGCTCTTTCCACAGGTAAAAAAGTTTTCTACCCTGTTGTGTTTAGCTTGTACAATCCTGCTGTTGTCTATGCCAACCTAGATGGCACCCCATCCATTGAGCAACAGCTGGTGAGTGGCTTATTTTATATGATGCAATTAATAAATTGTCTTTTAAAAGAAAAAACAAATTCTATAAATTTGATTACAGAACAGTATTCCACATCTATGCAGTCCTACAAAGTCCCACTCCAAGACTCGGGATCAAAATCAGTGAAGTACTAAGGGACAGTGGGTGATGGGGGTGCGGTTGTTGGTGGGTGCTGCCCTATGGGAAGTGTCATTTTTCAAACAAAACGTTAAACTGAGGTCTTGTCAACTTGTTCTGATGGTTTCATGGATATTAAAGATCCCTGGCACCATTTGGAGAAGAGCAGTGGCCTGGTCAACATTCCTTCCTCAACAGCATCTGCAGGAaaacagattaactgctcatttatctcattgctattagtggaatcttgctgtgtgaaaaatggcTGATGCGCTTGCTTACATAACAAAAGCAGCTGCAGCTAAAAGTAATTTATTGTAATTGAAGCGTTTTGAGATATTTCTCTTGGACCTGCGATAAGTGGTAACACAAACATCCATTGCCctgtccttccttcctccctccctcccctctctccttccttccttccaataTACCCTCCGAACAGCTCTGATTAATCGAGAGCTCCAACATCAAAGGATCTTTGACCCTCTGCGAAGAACATTTGTTATTGGTGCATTTTtcaagaatttttaaaaacatgcATCAATCCAAAGTTCTCGCTTTTGGTGGGGAGGAGAATAGACACATTTCACTCTAATAGTGTGAATTGAAAGGTTAATTGCTCTCTGGTCAACATTAACATAATAATTGGATTGAAATTGATCTTGAAACCTTCACAAGATTGACCAGATGTACTGCAGCATCTTTTCTGACCAGCTACTTTCCTGTATTCCAATGATTTAATGAGAGTTGGGAAATACATGGGAATGCGGATTGTCTTGCTTATTTGTGGTTGAATGCTTCATGCTTTGCCAGAGTTCTGTATCTCCCACCTGTTCCATAGATAATGCTTAATTTTGTAATTCTCAGTCATGCCATTAAATGGTACTGTGTGGAGCAGTGAAATGTTTCTCTCAGGGTCTGTTGAAGCCTTGGGAAGCTGAATTCACTTTTGTTCTGGAAgcttgttttatttatttttaaccttCGCACAGGTGCATAAGAAAGATTCTGGATTCTGGCGAGATTTCGGATTTGGGATGACATGTCAATATCGCTCCGATTTCCTCACTATTGGTAAGTTGAACATAAAACTCAACCGCAGATTGCGTCCTGTTGTACAATCCTTGTTGTGGAAGTTATTCAGCTGTCATTTCTGTCAGTGACTGCCAGCTACGGTGACCCGTACTTCTGGAGAATAGACAGCATTCCATGTGCCTGTGAGCGAAATGTTTCAGGCAAGAAGGCATTATATAGATCAACGTAGTCCAATCACTTctccctcctggccttgtgtttggtGGTTCAATGAGACCGTGCCAACCAGAGACCAGTTGAGTTGCACAGCTTGGCTGGAGCGCCCTTGCCCTCTGTACCAGGAGAAACCTGTGGCTCATTGAGCATTGCTCTTGAATCTGAATCAGTAGGTTCCAAAatttatctcttaaccaacatcactttaaaaaaaaaaaaacggctTATCTAGTCATTAAGTAAcatccatgccacacaagtgccaggtaatgaccatctccagcaagagagaacctgactatctcccttgacattcagtgacattaccattgctgaattcccccactatccacatcctaggggctaccattgaccagaaactgaactggagtagccatataaataccgtggctacaagagcaggtcagaggctaggaatcctacggcgagtaactcaccacctgactccccaaagcctgtccgacatctacaaggcacaagtcaggagtgtgatggaatactctccacttgcctggatgggtgcagctcaagaagctcgacaccatccaggacaaagcagcccacttgatttggcaccccatccacaaacgttcactccctgcaccaccaacgcacagtggcagcagtgtgtgtcatctacaagatgcactgcagcaacgcaccaaggctccttagacagtaccttccaaacctgtgaccactaccaactagaaggacaaggccagcaaatgcttgggaacaccaccacctacaagttcccctccaagtcacacaccaacctgacttggaactatatcgccattccttcgctgtcgctgggtcaaaatcctggaacttccttccgaacagcactgttggtgtacctacctcccaatggactgcagcggttcaagaaggcagctcaccaccaccttctcaagggcaattagggatgggcaataaatgctggcctagccagcaatgcccacatcccatgaatgaataaaaaaatcatattgctgtttgtggggcctcactgtgtgcaaattggctgccacatttcctacattacaatgcttcactgggtgctatataaatgcaagtcattcttttctTTTTACTGCCCTACACGCTTGGTATTGTATTTCTACACTGCTTTTAGCACCATTACATGCAACCAACTCTTCCTCTTGCATCCTTCATAGATGCTAGACCATCTTGGAACTGCTGATAGCTTGGAAGCTCATTGGAAACTTATCCAGTAAGACAAAACTTGCAAGGAATTTGAACTCCTGACAGCACAGCTGGAATGTAGAAGCTGCTTCCACCATTACCATAAAATAGTGGTGCCAACACATTGGAGCACAAATGCACCATGTCTTGGAGCAAGGAGCCTTAGACTCTTACCCACTATCTCTTACTTTGTTTATGCCTGGAGACTCCTCCCTCTGGCAGTCACCCATCCTCTGCTTGGCTGGCATTCTGATGAGTTTGGAATTGGCAGCACAGCAGTCACTAGGATGCATTTCACAGTAGAatgatacatcacagaaggaggacatttgtgcttgtgccagctctttgttagtgagtcccactccgctgctctttccccatagccctgcaattttttcctcttcaagtatttattaatttcccttttgaatgttcttattgaatctgtttccaccaccctttcagacattgGATTATAGGCAGGATTCAGCACTAAATATTATCTTTGACCTTTTTGCTTTTCCCCAAGTACTTAGCTTGCATCAGCAGGCCTTTGAGTGAGAAGATTATAGTTCAAACCTcattccagaacttgagcacatagcccataatctaggctgacagtccagtgccacACTTTTTCAAGTTAAACTGAGGACCTGACTTGCTGTTCTGTTCAGTGTCCCGCTGTAGTACTCCAAGAAGAGCAACGAGTTGTTTGCTGCTTTGGCCAACATCTTCCTCCCCCGACAAATGGaaccattgctgtttgcgggatcttgtgCACAAAATGCCTCCCACATTGATTTACACATGATGCTAcacttcaagataatagggtgtggGACACGTCTGGAACATGACAAAATGCTACATGAATGcaaaagttctttctttctttgcagGTGGCTTTGACCTGGATGTGAAAGGCTGGGGAGGGGAGGACGTCCACCTATACAGGAAGTACCTCCACAGTGACCTGATTGTGGTGAGGACGCCAGTCTCCAGCCTCTTCCACCTGTGGCACGAGAAGCACTGCGCAGATGAGCTGACTCCGGAGCAGTATCGGATGTGCATTCAGTCAAAAGCTATGAACGAGGCTTCTCAGGCTCACCTTGGGATGCTGGTGTTCAGAGAGGAGATCGAGGCCCACCTCCGCAAGCAAGCCTACAGAACTGATAGTGACATCCCCGACTGAATCAGAGACCTTTGCCACTCAGCCTGTTAAGGCTTGTAATTTGCAGTCTTTGGACTAGGACCTATCATGTTTTATAATGGGACCACAGATGTCTAAATAATGTATTACATTGTGCTGTTGCAGTGCTTGATTAATGGCACTAAATGCGCTAATGAGTTTATACATCTAGATGGCATTCAGCACCATGTGTGCCATTCGCCCTCGCAatgcaagtgtatcaggcctgtatcAAAGATCCAGATACCCAGGAGTTCCTGCGTGTTGGCAGAAAAAAGCACTTCAAGTATGCCTTGTCAACACGGAGGACTTGCGCCCTCCAGTTTGCCATGGTCTATCGCCTTGCAGTATGCTTGCACTGTAGTTCGAGAGCGATGGGCTGCACGTGGTCCAGGAAATTGCAGGGTTTCAGTGTGAATTAACGGGATAATGACTAGCTATGGAACAATATTAATATTCAGTGAATAGGACCACAACTGCACAATTTCCACATACTCTTTAAGCTGCCTCTTTATTTCTGGCCATCTGTAGGAGGTTATGTAAAGCCACGCAGGTTAAAGGCCAGGATATGGGAGCTCTTGCTGCGTGTAAGTACAGGCGAACTTCGCTGATTTGGTAGTACTGTTGATTCTGGTCCAGAGGCTCTGCAGTCAAGTCCAATTGAAGCAAATCGTGTAGGCCgacactgaggaaatgctgcattgtCAAGAGATGCAGTCCTTTGGACAAGATGTTCAACTGAATCTCCATCTGTTAAGGTGGATGTTAAAAGATTCCCTGGTACTCATCAAAGATGAGCAGAGGCATTCTCCCAGTGTACTGTCCAGTGTTTCTCTC
Above is a genomic segment from Heterodontus francisci isolate sHetFra1 chromosome 42, sHetFra1.hap1, whole genome shotgun sequence containing:
- the csgalnact2 gene encoding chondroitin sulfate N-acetylgalactosaminyltransferase 2, with product MPRRGLVMQAWTRRLLLGLALFFCLISLLYLLECTPRPDNDPLLLGIPGKPYGKEYYQALLQEQEEHYLTRAASLKRQITQLKQELQEMSEKLKSVQEKKGPALTGGGAQNSKENFPNDLLEFLHSQIDKAEVSMGVRIPSEYAVVPFESFTLTKVYQLETGLTRHPEEKAVRKDRRDDFAEAIEAGLEVLNNPEEEEDNDDDDDEDDDDRLQKHSYSENDFVEGYYRTERDKGTLYELFYKKEHLDEFQHVTLFRPFGPLMKVKSEIIDVSYQIINIIVPLSGRTEAFAQFMQNFREVCIHQDGHTYLTVVYFGQEGLDEVRRILEMTASEANFHNYTLVPLPDEFSRGRGLDMGARTWEKGEVLMFFCDVDIYISPEFLNSCRTNSEPGKKVFYPVVFSLYNPAVVYANLDGTPSIEQQLVHKKDSGFWRDFGFGMTCQYRSDFLTIGGFDLDVKGWGGEDVHLYRKYLHSDLIVVRTPVSSLFHLWHEKHCADELTPEQYRMCIQSKAMNEASQAHLGMLVFREEIEAHLRKQAYRTDSDIPD